TCCTCACCCGTCCCGGCCCGGTCAATAAATATCTCGATGCTGCTTCAAGGCGCACACCGTTCGCAAGGAATACCTGGCCGTCGTCCCCCAGCCCAATCAACTCGCCGACAGCGGCACCATCGACGCCTTCCTTGGTCCTCATCCCACGCGGCGCGATCAAATGGCCGTCGTCACTCGCGGCGGCCAGCGCGCCGTCACGGGCTACGCCATCGAAGCTGCCACGAACAACCGCCAACTCGTTCGCCTCTTCCCCGAGACTGGCCGCACCCACCAGCTGCGCGTCCATCTCGCCCACCTCGGCGCCCCCATCCTTGGCGACCGCCTCTACGGTCCTCAGCCACCGACTCATCCGCGCTTACTCTTGCACGCCGAGCAAATCTCACTCCCTGCCGCTGACGACTTCCCCGCTCGCACGTTTGACGCTCCCGTCCCCTCGCCTTTTGGGACGATTGAACCGCACTACGTCATTACCACGAATGCAACGGCTACCTTCTATCCCAGCGCTTGGGTCAACCGCATCGATAATCGGAACGTCCAGGTTCATGTCTGCTACGGAACAGCAGCGCAACTCTTTCGCCGCTTCCAGGACTAGTTCAATGGCCCGGGCCTCGTCATCGTCACCTGGTGCCAAGTGGCTGCGCACGACTCGTGCGATGTCGCGCAGCGGTGTGTGCGCCTTCTATTTCAGCATCGTCAATGGTTTCCCCCAGCGTCTTCTCAATCTCGATCACGATTTCCACCAGCGTAATAAACTGGCTCCAGCCGTCGAAGTCCGCGCGCATCCGATTGCCTTGATCGTGCAGCGGCTCTCCACAGGCAGGACAACTAGCACGGAGCCTCAATAAATCCGCGACAATTTGCAGTGAATTAACCCGAGCAATGAGGACAAGTAGTCTCGAGAGGATCACGGTACTTCATTTCACATAGCCGCCGAACAATGAGGCTAACTCGCTCGCCCGGATGCTGGGCGAGTCGGAACCGGATTGTAACTTGACCGATACGAGTGAGCCAAACCGATGAGTCTCAAGCTTGTCCGATGCATTGAACCCAACGCTTACTAACCGCCGCAGTCAAAGTTCAGTTCCGGGGCAGTACAGCGACCACAACTGTCATAATGGCTGTCACTTCGTGGCGGGAGATCAACCATGAAAATCGTGCTAGCGCTGCTGTTCGTTAGCGGTTCCATCGTCGCTACCACCAATGCTGCCGACGTCCCCGCTGATGTTCTCGATCTCACCGCTTGGAAACTAACCCTTCCCGTCGATACCGCACGGGCTGGCTCGCCGGATGAAGTGAAGCAACCCGAACTCAACGCATTCAGCGATGCAAAGTGGTTCTTCGTCGATCCACTGGCCAAGGGAGTGGCCTTTCGCGCGGCCTGCGGTGCCGATACGACGAAGAACTCGAAGTTCCCTCGCAGTGAATTGCGCGAGATGCAGCCCGACGGCAAGTCGAGCGCCAGCTGGGGAACGAACGATGGCCTTGTTCACACGCTGACCGCGACGCTTGCCATCGCGCACACGCCAGAGAAAAAGAAGCACGTCGTCTGCGCTCAAATTCATGATGCCGACGACGATCTGATCATGATCCGACTGGAGGGAACCAAACTGTTTGTCGAGCGAAAACTCGACCGGCGAGTGGAACTTGCCAAGAACTACCAGCTGGGTCAGTTTTTCGATCTGAAAATTGAAGCGGCTGACGGTCACGTGCGAGTCTGGTACGACGGCACCGAAAAATTGGACTGGCCCGTCAACCGCAGGGGCTGCTACTTCAAAGCGGGTTGCTACACGCAGTCGAATCTCCAAACAGGAGACATGCCCGCTGCCTATGGCGAAGTCATCATTCGCAAGTTGGCTGTCACCCACGCTGCTCAGTCGCTCCGTGACTGAGTCCGTAGTCCAGTCACTCCGTGACTGGAACACACCACACCTGGCCTAAATGCCGCCAGCAGGAAAAGCGAGTCATGGAATGACTCGTCTACGGTGCTCAGTCACTCCGTAACTGAGAGGACTGTCAATTCGCTGGCCGTCTGCAATAGTCATGGTGGAGTAATATGAAAATGCGAGTCATCGAATGACTCGCCTCCGGTGCTCCGTGACTGATAGAACCGTCCAGACGTACGTCTTGCCCATCCAGGCTCCATTTGCCAGACTGGCACGTGGATTATTGGTCCATTTGTGGGGAGTTCGCTGCGATGAAGTGTTTTGCGTTTCACTTGATGCCCTGGGATCGCCTGCCGCAGAATTTCGACGAGCAGTACGATTCCGCCTGGACAAGCTTCCAATTCACTGTACGACCCGTCACGGGCACACGCTCTACAACCGCTTTCTGGACGAACTCGTCCTGGCCGATACGTTGGGCTTCGATGGCG
Above is a window of Anatilimnocola aggregata DNA encoding:
- a CDS encoding RluA family pseudouridine synthase, giving the protein MSRCCFKAHTVRKEYLAVVPQPNQLADSGTIDAFLGPHPTRRDQMAVVTRGGQRAVTGYAIEAATNNRQLVRLFPETGRTHQLRVHLAHLGAPILGDRLYGPQPPTHPRLLLHAEQISLPAADDFPARTFDAPVPSPFGTIEPHYVITTNATATFYPSAWVNRIDNRNVQVHVCYGTAAQLFRRFQD
- a CDS encoding polysaccharide lyase family 7 protein; protein product: MKIVLALLFVSGSIVATTNAADVPADVLDLTAWKLTLPVDTARAGSPDEVKQPELNAFSDAKWFFVDPLAKGVAFRAACGADTTKNSKFPRSELREMQPDGKSSASWGTNDGLVHTLTATLAIAHTPEKKKHVVCAQIHDADDDLIMIRLEGTKLFVERKLDRRVELAKNYQLGQFFDLKIEAADGHVRVWYDGTEKLDWPVNRRGCYFKAGCYTQSNLQTGDMPAAYGEVIIRKLAVTHAAQSLRD